A part of Sinorhizobium chiapasense genomic DNA contains:
- a CDS encoding YnfA family protein, with translation MPAFAIYLAAALAEIAGCFAFWAWLKLGKSIWWLAPGMGSLALFAWLLTMIDSAAAGRAYAAYGGVYIATSLVWLWLAEGVRPDRWDMTGVAVAIAGSVIILAGPR, from the coding sequence ATGCCTGCATTCGCAATCTATCTCGCCGCCGCTCTTGCCGAAATCGCTGGATGCTTTGCCTTCTGGGCATGGCTCAAACTCGGCAAGTCCATCTGGTGGCTTGCGCCCGGCATGGGCTCGCTCGCGCTTTTTGCCTGGCTCCTGACGATGATCGATTCGGCTGCCGCGGGCCGCGCCTATGCCGCCTATGGCGGCGTTTATATCGCCACTTCGCTCGTTTGGCTCTGGCTGGCAGAGGGTGTGCGCCCGGACCGCTGGGACATGACCGGCGTCGCGGTGGCGATCGCCGGCAGTGTGATCATTCTCGC